A genomic window from Antedon mediterranea chromosome 4, ecAntMedi1.1, whole genome shotgun sequence includes:
- the LOC140046137 gene encoding ectonucleoside triphosphate diphosphohydrolase 3-like isoform X2 — MEKIETGGEPRVVMPSRAHFLVGSLLLVAGVVALITWCAWGNPETDMGTPDSYGVVFDAGSTGTRLYVYRWPGGKVNGTGVVEETAVCTDGEALSTFDTHPEDAGSALETCVNATELPAPKDVTRAFLGATAGMRIVDERNPSISNAIFTSVRKYLHNSKFDFRNDNDARIIDGDEEGISGWISTNYIMKTLEESPKTFSRHVRSLFYSKPKSTIGALDLGGASMQISFIPENAESISHAQINKLRLYGVNYSVYSMSYLCYGANEARRQYLAQLIKDAGFAKVVHDPCGHAGFNESIKQSYIWSLPCTQKPSDIPISPNETFKLVGVGNGTECRRKALNMVSSSSVRCTHKSCGLNSQFQPAPYGNFMAFSGFFYAVSGTGLGENAKISEIHETGLSFCQKNWNDVKDITKVEYVKSYCFNINYVYAVLTRGFKFTEENWNIKFVKKVNGVSLAWSLGFMLNTTNMIPAEAPDTETPINSPAFIVIAVLFAVIAVIGLCLIIYNLRKRA, encoded by the exons ATGGAGAAGATAGAGACGGGAGGAGAGCCGCGTGTAGTCATGCCATCACGCGCGCACTTCCTCGTCGGTTCGTTGCTTCTGGTCGCCGGCGTAGTGGCTTTGATCACATGGTGTGCGTGGGGAAACCCCGAAACGGACATGGGTACACCGGACAGT TATGGTGTTGTGTTTGATGCTGGATCGACGGGCACACGACTTTACGTGTATAGATGGCCAGGCGGCAAAGTTAATGGGACCGGGGTTGTAGAAGAAACTGCTGTTTGCACTGATGGCGAAG CACTATCGACCTTTGACACGCATCCAGAGGACGCGGGCTCAGCGCTGGAAACTTGTGTGAATGCGACAGAGCTGCCAGCTCCGAAAGATGTCACTCGAGCATTTCTAGGAGCAACAGCCGGAATGAGAATTGTGGA TGAGCGCAATCCGTCCATCAGTAATGCTATTTTTACGTCGGTACGAAAATATCTACACAATTCGAAGTTCGACTTTCGTAACGATAATGACGCCCGAATAATAGACGGCGACGAAGAGGGAATCTCAGGCTGGATatcaacaaattatataatgaaaacaCTAGAAGAG aGTCCAAAAACGTTCTCCCGACATGTTCGTTCGTTATTTTACTCTAAACCTAAATCAACTATAGGAGCTCTTGATCTAGGGGGCGCTTCGATGCAGATTTCTTTTATACCAGAAAACGCAGAGAGCATATCACACgcacaaataaataaactccGACTATATGGGGTGAATTATAGCGTGTATAGTATGAGTTACCTTTGCTATGGTGCTAATGAGGCTAGAAGACAATATTTAGCCCAATTAATTAAG GATGCAGGGTTTGCAAAAGTAGTACACGATCCGTGTGGACACGCTGGTTTCAACGAATCCATAAAGCAGTCTTATATATGGTCGTTACCATGCACACAAAAGCCTTCTGATATTCCAATTTCACCAAATGAAACCTTCAAATTAGTCGGTGTCGGTAATGGCACTGAATGTAGACGAAAAGCATTAAATATGGTGTCGTCATCGTCCGTAAGATGTACCCATAAGTCGTGTGGACTAAATAGCCAGTTCCAACCAGCGCCATATGGTAACTTCATg GCTTTCAGTGGATTTTTCTACGCAGTATCTGGTACGGGTCTAGGGGAAAATGCAAAAATATCAGAAATCCACGAAACCGGTTTAAGTTTTTGTCAGAAAAACTGGAATGAT GTAAAAGACATCACCAAAGTTGAATACGTGAAatcatattgttttaatatcaaCTATGTATATGCAGTACTCACCAGGGGATTTAAATTCACAGAAGAAAATTGGAACATAAAATTCGTTAAAAAG GTTAACGGCGTAAGTTTAGCCTGGTCGCTAGGCTTTATGTTGAACACCACTAACATGATTCCTGCCGAGGCACCAGACACAGAAACACCCATCAACTCGCCCGCCTTCATCGTCATAGCTGTACTCTTTGCCGTCATCGCTGTTATAGGACTCtgtttaattatttacaatCTCAGAAAAAGGGCTTAG
- the LOC140046137 gene encoding ectonucleoside triphosphate diphosphohydrolase 3-like isoform X1 → MVKWVFTMEKIETGGEPRVVMPSRAHFLVGSLLLVAGVVALITWCAWGNPETDMGTPDSYGVVFDAGSTGTRLYVYRWPGGKVNGTGVVEETAVCTDGEALSTFDTHPEDAGSALETCVNATELPAPKDVTRAFLGATAGMRIVDERNPSISNAIFTSVRKYLHNSKFDFRNDNDARIIDGDEEGISGWISTNYIMKTLEESPKTFSRHVRSLFYSKPKSTIGALDLGGASMQISFIPENAESISHAQINKLRLYGVNYSVYSMSYLCYGANEARRQYLAQLIKDAGFAKVVHDPCGHAGFNESIKQSYIWSLPCTQKPSDIPISPNETFKLVGVGNGTECRRKALNMVSSSSVRCTHKSCGLNSQFQPAPYGNFMAFSGFFYAVSGTGLGENAKISEIHETGLSFCQKNWNDVKDITKVEYVKSYCFNINYVYAVLTRGFKFTEENWNIKFVKKVNGVSLAWSLGFMLNTTNMIPAEAPDTETPINSPAFIVIAVLFAVIAVIGLCLIIYNLRKRA, encoded by the exons ATGGTTAAATG GGTTTTCACCATGGAGAAGATAGAGACGGGAGGAGAGCCGCGTGTAGTCATGCCATCACGCGCGCACTTCCTCGTCGGTTCGTTGCTTCTGGTCGCCGGCGTAGTGGCTTTGATCACATGGTGTGCGTGGGGAAACCCCGAAACGGACATGGGTACACCGGACAGT TATGGTGTTGTGTTTGATGCTGGATCGACGGGCACACGACTTTACGTGTATAGATGGCCAGGCGGCAAAGTTAATGGGACCGGGGTTGTAGAAGAAACTGCTGTTTGCACTGATGGCGAAG CACTATCGACCTTTGACACGCATCCAGAGGACGCGGGCTCAGCGCTGGAAACTTGTGTGAATGCGACAGAGCTGCCAGCTCCGAAAGATGTCACTCGAGCATTTCTAGGAGCAACAGCCGGAATGAGAATTGTGGA TGAGCGCAATCCGTCCATCAGTAATGCTATTTTTACGTCGGTACGAAAATATCTACACAATTCGAAGTTCGACTTTCGTAACGATAATGACGCCCGAATAATAGACGGCGACGAAGAGGGAATCTCAGGCTGGATatcaacaaattatataatgaaaacaCTAGAAGAG aGTCCAAAAACGTTCTCCCGACATGTTCGTTCGTTATTTTACTCTAAACCTAAATCAACTATAGGAGCTCTTGATCTAGGGGGCGCTTCGATGCAGATTTCTTTTATACCAGAAAACGCAGAGAGCATATCACACgcacaaataaataaactccGACTATATGGGGTGAATTATAGCGTGTATAGTATGAGTTACCTTTGCTATGGTGCTAATGAGGCTAGAAGACAATATTTAGCCCAATTAATTAAG GATGCAGGGTTTGCAAAAGTAGTACACGATCCGTGTGGACACGCTGGTTTCAACGAATCCATAAAGCAGTCTTATATATGGTCGTTACCATGCACACAAAAGCCTTCTGATATTCCAATTTCACCAAATGAAACCTTCAAATTAGTCGGTGTCGGTAATGGCACTGAATGTAGACGAAAAGCATTAAATATGGTGTCGTCATCGTCCGTAAGATGTACCCATAAGTCGTGTGGACTAAATAGCCAGTTCCAACCAGCGCCATATGGTAACTTCATg GCTTTCAGTGGATTTTTCTACGCAGTATCTGGTACGGGTCTAGGGGAAAATGCAAAAATATCAGAAATCCACGAAACCGGTTTAAGTTTTTGTCAGAAAAACTGGAATGAT GTAAAAGACATCACCAAAGTTGAATACGTGAAatcatattgttttaatatcaaCTATGTATATGCAGTACTCACCAGGGGATTTAAATTCACAGAAGAAAATTGGAACATAAAATTCGTTAAAAAG GTTAACGGCGTAAGTTTAGCCTGGTCGCTAGGCTTTATGTTGAACACCACTAACATGATTCCTGCCGAGGCACCAGACACAGAAACACCCATCAACTCGCCCGCCTTCATCGTCATAGCTGTACTCTTTGCCGTCATCGCTGTTATAGGACTCtgtttaattatttacaatCTCAGAAAAAGGGCTTAG